AAAGGCTCTGGGCCCCACAGGCCCATGATTGACTGCGACTGCTGCGATGGATCGCGGGACCCACAAGGAGTTTTTGTGCGCATCTGGAAGGCACGTGGCACAATCAGCGGCGGTCGGTGACTTCGGCGGGGGCCCACCAGCAAAGGTGCGCCCGCACTCATTCAAAACTCATAAGGAACTTTTGGCTGTCCGCCtgtcccccccccccccccttttccCTCGTTCTTCTGTCTCATCAGCGGCTTGATTGGACATCCCCTTTTGCTCTTCTAGACCTTCGAGATTTCCTTGACATTTACTCATAAAGCCCAACAGTAGTTCTCTTTGCATAGTGAGATCACTCCcattattaaatttaatggCCCTCACCTTGTATCTTCCACCCACATATTTACTAATCAAAACCACTTTTAATGTCGGGACCCACGATATAAAGCCTCCAGTCGTTACCAAACACCGATCATATATAATTGAGAAATGAGTATATcagaagttctaaaatttatcacgaatttgtaattaaattttaaaatttttaaaaatttaatgaagttttaaaatttattacgaaaaaaagtttaataaagtcctaaaacatgtcgtaaaagtataattgaattttaatgatttcaaaaaatataattaatgaaatgacttaattaaatcaatttgataagtttgaaaacgtgattacactttttaaaaattttagaattcgatTGTACATTcattacaatttttaaaattgaattaaactttttaaaaattttagaacttcattgtatatttgtgacaaagttttaagacttctaataaatttatttttataatctaAAATGGTGCCAAATGATTATCGAATATCGCATCTAGTAACGCGCATTTCACTTGACATCACAATTCCTGTTGTCATAGGCTACCATGAGTCGATTTCGATAATCAAATGGATATATGCGTGTTGAAATTGCTGTGCCTGCAACGACTTCCGTGTTAAGGTCGGAATATAAAATGGAATACCTAAAAGGTAGATAAAGCctaaaggggaagaaaaaagggCAAAGGATAATGGGAATATAGATAAAGAAGGGAGAACTGCAGCCACAATTCATTTGGAGGTCCAAGCACGCAATGCCTCGATTGCGCCACATCTAGGAAAAACGTTGCCGTCCTCTCCATCGAACAGCCCATGAACACATCATCATAGGCACATTTCTGGTCAAGAGGCGACGTCCAAATAATGTATGAAAACGATACACATCCGAAAGACTTCAAGATCACTCTACTCCATCGAATCGTTGAACAATTCCTTAGTGTATGTAGGAAATAATGCCATCCAATGGCACATTCCCATCAATTCACAGGCTCACAGTGAACCGTGGTTTCAGTGTTATTTTACAGGTTTCCAATGGGTTTGATCAGAAGAACCGATAAATCATTAGCCTTTACAAACGAATGGGAGATCCTTGCCTTCGAACTAGGCACTGCCCTTCTTTATCGGAGGCCAGGACAATCTCCGGTTACCCGTGCCATCGGCAGGATGGTGCTCCGCAACCTCGCTGTTGTCGTCTTCAGGACGCTCAATTCCTTGTCCTCTCCTGCTCCTGATGGCTAAGTCATCGATGCTTGACTCATTTCTCCAGGAAGGTGGAGTGACGCAGTCGGACACTCCTAGGATTTTCTGTGAGGGATCCCCACTTGGTGTCGCGGGCAAAGAGGGGAAAGATTGACCCACTCTCAGCTTTTGAAGGGTGGCAAACGACTCTCTCATGGCAGACATAGCCTCGAAGAATCTGGTGCATGATGCTAAGGCCACAGGAATAGGGCGAAGCATTTCCTGCATCATTAAGGAAGAATGATCTATGAGTTCCAAAATTTCATCACGCAAATGTTTAATATTTTATTCAGGACAGATTCAACATTACATCTCCATTAAAAGAGCGCTCATAATTGTGATCTAGAGACGAATTCCTCAACTTACCCCCCAAACTGAAGGAGGTTCCTTGAAGTTCTGGCTCCATTGGAAATCCCCAACAGATGCTGTCAAGGCACCATAGTCGCCGGCAGCCTTCATCAGCAATTCTGAAAATTGTTTCTGTCATTTAACCAAGAAATGCCGTTAGTATCGAAGTAAAGCTTTTTTTGCCCCAACTGATAGAAATCCATATATAACTGCAAAGACACCATTCCAAAGAAATGAGTCGCTTCtctaattgaaatttcaaacaGATTAGCAGCTGAGCTGCATAGCAGATTGCAATAATGTCATCAATCTAAGTTTGGATATCTCCACAAGCAGGATTAATTTTAATCATCTTCTGTTTACCAAAGGGATTTTTCCTGTATTTCTTCTAGCTTGCTCAAAATAACACACACTGAGCGATCCTCCACAGAAAAGTCCCATTTCTAACGCACAAGCTGTTGGCACTCTAATAATTCTCATTAGCTACTAGCAAGAGTACAACTCAAAGCAATCTGtctatttggccaaaaaaatccACATTAGATCACTCCGTGGTAACCTTTCCCTTCCAATTGTAGCAGTAAAGTCCTCGAGCTGGCACCTGGGACTGATCTTCATTATCATTGCTTTAAAGACCTTCAATGTCATGCAGTTCATGCATCTCATTTTTATAAGGTCAATTCACATCGgtctttcctctgtttcctgTAGAGGTATTATACCGGCCCACCTCTTCAGCTTTCAAGTTCTCTACTCCATTCTAATTTTGTTTCCTAGATTTTGGGTAATGAATCCTTGTTaatgacgtgagagagagaaagagatacaGTATATCATGCTTGCTTATTTAATTGTCTAACAACAGTCTGATTAACACACAAGCTAGAATTTCTCCCACAATTGCTGTGTATGATGCCACTCCAAAACTGAAAAACACAAAGCATTTAGCACTAAAATGTTGATTCCTTCTTTCAAGGTTGATTATTAGGCTCTAATAGCGGCATTTATCAACACGTAGGTATAAGGTTTGGAAGGATGACATCCAAACTGAATACTCTTTGACATACCAGTCAGCTAGCAATTGATAACATTTTAACAAGACGTCCTTTGCTGAAATCCACTTCAATCCgaagaaaaattactaaactGAGTTTCTGAagactttttcccttttttgtgtACTCCGAAGCCATTTAGAAGCAGTTGTCAGAAAGCCAATGCACTATTAGGTAGTTGCATAACTTCGTTAATTTTTACGCTCCAGGCTATCAGTTAATAACAAATCAGGtaatgaaaaatgagagaaaaaaatatcaaactgTTTAGTTAAGAGAGTCATATTCGAATCACTGTTAATTAAGATCGGTGGCCTAAATTACAGACCAACTTACCCATTTAGCCACAAGAGAGGTTTCCATCTTGCGAAAACATTCCATCCATGTCAACTTCCTTTTTTGCACACAGGCAATTATTTATGGGTAGCAAGACTGCCAAAGTAACAAGCATATACGACTTGACTCTTCACATACAGGAGAAAGATGTAGCAACTAACCTGGTATTCTGCTTCCACTGGAATACAATCAAGGGAATAGGGTTGTTGTAGCCGAGCTATGA
The sequence above is drawn from the Eucalyptus grandis isolate ANBG69807.140 chromosome 11, ASM1654582v1, whole genome shotgun sequence genome and encodes:
- the LOC104424727 gene encoding AUGMIN subunit 2, translating into MAMGSEATTWVGKKPLRRIGGMSDALSIASDLGFSMSAPRSQEEVQNLTLSNGEKGDDLIRVLRELTAVQRKIADLQVELQGRKDDRNVSHLTHVSEMEKKIETLARITTILKDVIQNKDRIIARLQQPYSLDCIPVEAEYQKQFSELLMKAAGDYGALTASVGDFQWSQNFKEPPSVWGEMLRPIPVALASCTRFFEAMSAMRESFATLQKLRVGQSFPSLPATPSGDPSQKILGVSDCVTPPSWRNESSIDDLAIRSRRGQGIERPEDDNSEVAEHHPADGTGNRRLSWPPIKKGSA